CTGACATGACAAGAAAAAGAGTGACTTACCGGCTGCGTTACAGAAACTATGAAACTCCTCGCACTCGCGTCCGACTCTCGACTGCCAGCCTCATACAAAGTCATTTTTTCACGAATGTCTACTGAACCAAGAGGTCGCAGATTCAAGAATGCTAAGAAACTCTTTAACAAGTTTATCgccatttccttttaaagcATGTTCAGAAAGAATCATAGATTTTTACTGTCTAGCGCTCAAACATTCTCGGATGAAAAATTTTGGGCGCCCTTTTAATTTGCAAGCATGTTGGATCGGGTACTacgcggcggggactggggactggtaaaacagcaaaactaGACCACCAAACAAAACTCAAAGGCAcgatttgtttacgcgcggaCAAATGACAGTACACATCAACTCGGTCCCGATGACTGATTCAACCGAAGGCAAATTGAaatgttttctgttttaattatattgtaaaagaaatggtaaacgttgcagctgtacaaccatcgagttatggatgcacttgggaggtttgctaagcactcaagaagccaGAGTTGCTCTCGCCCAAGTTAATTAAGCATGTGTCAACAGCTAGGTGTTTCCGGTAAAAATGAAGGGGGTAGTCTATAATATGAATTGTTTATTATAAAGcacaaaattccaaaaaatattacaaaccATAAAAAATTATACTTCACAACACACGAAAATTATGCAAATAGGTCACGTGATTTAACAGCTCCACCAACTgtcaaaaaatctttaaaaaatgggCACACTTTTTAGCAAAAGTTATTTTACTTAACTGCtacaagaaaatacaaaatataagcACCTACAAAACTGCGCTTGGTAACTCCTCGACGTCTCGTTTATTTAAAAAGAAACGGGTTTTCCGACTAGTACCCAGTCTCCCAGTCCAAGTGGCACCCCCAGACCTTTTAGAGTGTGTGTATTAAGTGCAACACTAGTCGGCCATTGAACAGCTTGTTCGATCGCAtgtgttgttgattttttatcGATGCATGTCCTCCCCAATTCGGTTTttgcatcagtttttttttttttgtcgtttctAAAGTATTTTTCATTCTTGCTAGTTGTATtactaattttcttttcttttttcttcctttctggACCTCGTAGTGGAGCCTGCCTTGTGAGTGATCCAGGCCTCTTGGCGAAGTtaatactaaataaataaataagtgtaTCTTTTTAACAGgcctttcctttaaaaaatcTTGACATTACAAGCGAAGAAATGACATACCTTACCGCCTTAAAATCATGAGActagtagaaaaaaattaagaaaacaagaaaaagcgtgcCCGTTTAAGTTCAAAGCGTTTCTGAGCGTGGCAAGTCACGTGACCTTATTTGCATATTTCGTTCGGGCCAAATAGACAAAAACTAGCGGTGTTTGTGTCTGACAAGTTTTCAACCTGCTACTCCTGGTGCATCGAAAGATAGACCACCCCCTCACTTTTCGACTTAATAACCGGGGTACCATGCCAACTTGGGGGGCTACTCCTCGAACAAATCTTATGCTTCTTTCCTGTATAGCAACCTTCCGCGGGCATTTCTTAATTCTACAAaaggcatgtttttttttgtttattatgtcTCGATCTCACTTTATACCTCTGTCTTACAGCACCACTGTGGTATCAAGATGGCCGAAGGAAAGATCCCTCCAGAGTTCAAATTTTCCGGTGCCTCAAGCCGGGAGCAGGCAATGTTGCTGATAAATGGCTTAAAAACTCTGGACTATTATCTTGGACAGTGTTTTTTATCCGGTCGAAGGGAAATTACTATTCTTCTAAGTGGCAAAACGGGTGCCGGCAAGTCGCATTTGGTAAATGCGCTTACTGGCCAAAATCTTGCAAAAGAAGGCTATACCCTTGACCCAGAAACGTTTGAGGTAAGTTCTGGATTCGAAACAGAACTCGGGAAAAAGGATCGCGCTGGCACTAAAAGAGTCTGTGTTAAGTAATTATTACCGCCGCCGTCAGCACTAGTATGACGCGATTGTACGCTAAGTCGGCCAAAAAATACTACTAGATTTTTGCTGGGTGTTACTAACCGGAGAGTTGAAAGTAATGTTTCCGCATCTCTCCGACATAACTGCGGCATGTCTTCTATACTTTTTACTTCGTCAGTGCCGAACAAACGTTATTTCACgtactttaatttattaatttgctTCACCTTCACTTTCCTGTCCCTAGATGTAACGTTCTTaatgtggttttttttttttcaggtaacACCTTACCATTTTACCATGAACAACGTgcaaattacagtgtttgacaCTCCAGGACTGGCGGATGGTACCGGCAATGAGGAAGAGTATCTGCGAAAAATCAAGGAAAGGGTAACTGATCCTTGCGACATGTTCATTTTCTGCACAGAGATGAACAGCCGACGATTCCGTAATGACGACATTAAAACCGTGGAGATGTTGACGGCAACGTTTGGTACTCAGCTATGGGAACACGCCGTTGTGGCTCTGACGTTTGCCAATGAAGTTCTTCCCCCAAACAAGGACGCCACCCAAGAAGAGCGCATAAGTCTCTTCAATGAGCGAATGCGATGTTTCAAGAAGACAATACAAGATGTCCTACTAAAAGTCGGGGTGGCCGGAAAATTAGTCATCAATGTGCCATTTGTTGCAACTGGAGACCTGTGCGAGCCATGTTTACCTGGCATTACCAACTGGCAGACGGCATTTTGGATCGCAACTTTCAAACGCCTTAACAGAAGTGCCAGGTtcccttttcttcttttaaacaagGATCGCTTAAAAATCTCTTCCGCTGAGCCGGACGTCCAAGCAAAAGAGCGTCCTCTTCGAAGGAGCCTGCCACTCCAAGAGGCAGAAGGGACTCCACAGCGAGGACAACGTAGAAGCTTTCACGGGTTCGAACTTGTGGACCGAGAGCAGGACAGCGGCTACGAGCCTGATAGTGACCCCGACACcgaatttcgaacaaaaagccGTTCGTTGCCAGTAAAAACGTCCAAGATACCACCAAAAACAAAGCCTAAACCAAAGAAAGGAAAGATGCAACAGGATACCTCCACCATCGACATAGACGAAGCAGCTGCCGCTGAAGTGGTACTGGAATTTATAAGCGAGGTGGGTGAAGGAGCTAGCAAGTTAGCCGGAGAGTATATTCACCCAGGAGCTGGAGATGTATTCCAGACTGCATTTAGATGGATAATGAGACTGCTAAAAAGATTATTTCAGCGAAATTCTTCCAAGGAAGATGCAACAGATGAAGATGGAGATGAAGTCGATCAAGAAGCTGATTGACTTTCGCAGAAGAGAACTTTAGAGACCCGATAGCTGTATATTAGAGTCTATCACGCATCctgtccgtctttgtttttgttactacATGTATCCTTAAACCAAGAGATAGCTCTCTTGCTTAAAACCGAGTCTGGTAAAAGTTTTTTAACATGCCAAATGGCAGCCGTACAAATATTGGACAACTGTCGTTAGGACGGGTTTCTGTTGACttcattatgctagcattttttcgagtaATTTTTATGAAGGCAAAGCACAAAGTatactgcattttttttttgttaacaaaagataaaaaaaatccaagaaaacagacttaaaattgaaattaaaacaaattcaaTGCAAATCAAATACAGACGGTAAGAAGATATATGTTGCTGTATTGAAACTCTTAATAAAATTGTATGTTGTTAAAACCATAACGTTTTGAATTAGAAGACTCACTTTGAAAAGTACTATCTGCTTATCTAATAAGGTCTGCGAGTTTTTAGGGGGAGAACAGGCATTTTAGAGGGATCAGCTGGAGCATTAAGTTGAAGCCGATGATTTTAGCGGTGAAACAAAATCATAATGCGTAAAAGCATAAGTTAGGAACgataaaatcaaaatcaaaatagagaaaaaagaaagtaaaaagaaacaaaaatagatTACAGAAGATTTATGCAGGTTAGGTTTAAAAGAGTGTTTGCCTAGCGTAAACTTAAAGCGATAACTTCCGGTAGAAGGTTAATCAAGTTGCTACGAGTACTCCctcattttccctcagggatagcAGAGTGAGGCGGAACGCGAGGCCGcgtaaaaatcaccccacgcgaaaAGGAGAGACGTGgcagggagagagaaaaatgaggaaCTAAAGACAAATCCAATGCTTTGGACTTCATGCGTTACTCTCACAAAGCATAACTCTGATTTGGCTCTCTCATGGTGCAATATTTCTAAAAATGCGCCAGCCGCTATGAACAATCGACATAATAACAATTTCTTTCAATCACTGACAAACTTCGGgcatttctgtaaaaaaaaaaatccaaacatAACATCAATGAAACAAGAACAGTACTACCCTGAGTATAAGCGGTGGAGGCTCTGTTGGCGGGAAAATTATGTACTTGCGATACTTCCAACCGGACTAGGGAAACGTTTGGGAAACCTCCAGCTCGTTATTTCTTCACTCAAAAGCATTAGTGGAAGAACGGTCTTGGTACAACATCGGTTCACTTGGAACCAAGCAGTGAGGATTGTTTAAAAGATATCTCCAAAGGGAAGTTTCAAATGATTTTCGCTTCAGCTGAAGACTGCTTATGCAAGAAGTTTACAGAGATCCTGAAAGAAGCGAAACCCCAATGGGAACTTCACATTTCTTTTGGTTGTTACCGACGAATTTCACATGGTTGAGACATGGTAAATGTGTTGTTTTGAATTTTCGTTTGTTCCTACGCGTACAAGTGACTTGTATCCCTTGAGATATCAGTGCTGTGTACTTATCGATCGATCTATATTTATCGATGTCTAACAGCAGTCTTGCATGCATGTCATGAATgactgtgattttttttttttcttgcagggGCACAGATCATAAGAAAGGAAAACTGCTTCTTTCTAATTTCAAAAAAGATTACGGTAACTTGGCAATGCTTCGATCACTttgtaaataaggtaagaaaTCATCTAGTAATCAAAAGATTTAGACAGATTGCCATggaacagccaatcagagttatGCGTTGTGAGAGTAACGTAACATACGATCAAAAGCGCTTTACACTGCCTACGTATGAAGTccaaagcttgggctttgtctttagtccctcatttttctctctccaagCCGCGTCTCACTTTTCTTGAGTTGAGTGAATTTCACGCGCACTCGCGTTtagctcgctctactatccctgaggaaaaatgagaGACTGCTCGCTGTCTACTGTTATTTTATTCCTAAATGTTAGTTTcttatttcttaatttttgtttatttgttttacgTTTCGAGATTTTGAGATTTTCACTTTTCGAATAGaaagaaaaactctttattatagCACGTATACATGATTTTAGTAGCAATTTAAGGGACTCTTTCTGGAAGTAGAACTTAGTAAATAATGAAAAGTTTCCAGTCATAGGTATTTCAAACGCAGTCGAAGCACTACAGCTGCTTATCAGTTTATCAAACTTGTCAAGAACCCAAATCTAGTACAGATGATAAAAGATGATGTTCTTTTCCCCTCAATTTTACAGATCTTTTACACATAAGTCACCGTGGCTTAGCATATATGTATCCAACAATAAAACAGCGGCCATGCTAGGGCCTGTTTGCATGGAAGTGGGGACTGCAGGTGGGTGAGGTAACCGCCTTAAGACAGTTAatcctcttttttttatataatctCTTAGTTTAATTTGATCTTGTTTGATAGTTGTGGTGACCATATCAGAGATTAGCTGGGGTTCCTCAcgtccatgtaaacaggcccttagtatACCAAACAGCAATCTTCTTCGGACTGAAATCTTTTCTCGAGtacagtaaaaatatttttcattgtGTGAACGCCATCTATAGGCTCGGAGACTGCCCTtactagggagtttaagataccatgAAGACGATGGTGGCGAAAAACGTTGCTTAAAACGCGAATTCGCGCTCGTTCCAACTCGCAGTTACTTTtatcaaatgcaagcgaactctctTCTGCAGATCAATTCGTAAGAACCGCATCCTAATTCAGAAAGAGAAGGGggaatttcgtcgtcgcttgtttacgtcctccattaaacgtgaaattaggtattatcacgtcgtagtcgttcagtgatggcaaagaaatgtgccaAAAAAAGTGCGCTGTAAGTGCAGAATTGTTAttttgtcgtcgccgtcgtctgCAGCGAAGCATGCTAGACGATTCAAGAATATTTGGTAAAGACGTCAGCGCACACGCACGCGTGCACGCCCATCCGCCGCTCGCACAGACTGTTGGGGTCGATTTTAAGTCGGAAAACAGTTGCAACATGACTTAATACGGTTATATGACTTGTGGATTCTAACAAGCTATAGCCGCagtataaaagttaaaaaaatcacgGTACATTTATGTTAAGTTGGTAAAAGTTTCAGATGTATTTGTTGCTATTTTAGGAGGTCTAAGCCTCAAAGCttgatatttatttctttatgtcTTCATGATCAGTATTTTATTCGTTCCAATAAAAGGTGTCTATAATCATCTTCTGAATGCAGACACCATCTGTCTGTATTAATATAAGGGATCTCGACTCTTAGCTATAATTTATGTATAGAGCAGAAATTCATTCCCATGTGATGCCGAAACCCGTCATGACGGACTATTATTACATTGTTGTTCGGTGacttaaaattttgttaaatggaGGCTCCACCATCGGTTTGTTTTCGATGTTCGAACGCGTCGACAACGACCGTGTTTGCTAAAGTTCCCCTCTTGCTCCTTTTGAAGGCAACTTTGCCCTTAGGAGAATTGTTTAGATTCTACTAGTCAGAGTAGTAGATATGTTAATTATAATATAAATGCATAGCTagagttgtattttcgcttTTTCGCTATTTAAAGAACTCTGTCTAAAATTAGCaatttcgtgctaaatacatggACACTAAGAGGTGTGCTCTGACCCAATTTCGACCTTTATTGCGTTATACTGAGTCATTACGTTAAGTGGTTATTCATGTCTTAGCATTGACGAGCCTCTAATTGCATCGGCTATTTACAGTTCGCACTGCGTGAAATTGGTTGTTAACATAATTAATCAATTACACCATGGCATACGACAGTCCATAAACCACAAACTGAAACAAGACCAtgaaacaagttaattatactTACTATCTACACATGAAAAACATAATTTGTTTCAGTTATTCACAGTGCTTTAATGACTTTGAAGCTTTTTGATAACCTTGTAATAAATTTGTGGTGTTTTTATAAACTATTTGACTCACTTGATGCTTTCctttgaattttgattttttaaaatgttctctTTAGCAGCTTGCGACGTTTAGCTCTACCGGGCGTACATCTCTTTATTGTCATATACCGTACCTTCGTTTTCTCAAGTATTGCTACAGTTTAGGTCCAGTTATCTCAAGATTATCTGATATTTTTATACAATGCTTAGTCATTCTATACTTTTCCTGTTTGAACTTTTCCTGAAGCAGTTGTTTTCAATATATGCTTATTCTTTGGAATTTCGGGACCTCCACTGCAACCCTAATGTTCGTGTTTTTCTCAAGTGGCATATTTGGACCACCTTTGTCTTACTGATTAATTTTTCAAGTTATTGACATTGGCAGGTTTAACTTCCCTGCGTATTTTGTATATTGGTTAGGTAATATTTTGAAAATCCACCGTGTCTCCATTAACAATTGCGGAACTTACAACagcaataaaatgaaacaacttCAGTTATACATTGTATCTACACATTTATTCTTTATGTTCATATTTATAAATAAGCATATTCCTATAGTGGCAttgggaaaaaggaaacactTGATGCGCAGATATGCTTACATTCGAGTACAAATATCAATGTTAAGTACGGTACTTAAAGGTTATGGGCGTAAGGCTATCTACTTCAATTTAATTCCAAGCACTCTGTAAAATCTCTTGACTTTGGGATTCTATTCATAGTTGTGGTCACCATAACCCTTTTTTATATCTAACGTAGACCCAATACGTATCAAACGTTACTAAATGGTTGGATAATGCCATGTTTTGGCTTAAAACACAGCTCCTGACAGTTATAGATACCTGATATCTGAAAccattttctttgaaacttAAAGGAGACAAGAATATTAAGCCCCGTACAAATGGACgtaacattgttggccaacaactcccagcatttttggatgttacatgttgcgcaCGTTTGCTCACCTTGTTGCATGTTGTGGTGCGTTTTTGGGAGTTGCTCTGGAAagcggtcaaacttttagcttcgTGCAGAAGAACACAACAACGCCCAgcattgttgggccaacaatgttggcaGGGGAGTTGTAAAATTACAGacgcgtccgtttgcacgttgCTTTAAATAGCCTGGTAATAAAAGAGAATAAAGTTCCCCCTACCCAATATCTATATTTATTTATCTGTGAGCACCACCCTGCTGGGCCAATAACGAGTAAATACAACCTAACGACAGCCGAAGGTCAGCATGGGTGGTGCCAGTATAAGGTGCCCATATTTGATAAAGCCTACAAACACATTCGACCTTGTCTTTGATCCACGTATTTACGTTTAAATTAGCAAAAATGCAGAAtggagttttttgtttttgttttatttgattttgttttttttttacatttcttttactttCCACAGTAACTATccgctttaattttttttttttttggccttagTTTTATTCTTAGAGGAACTATTTTATCACGATATTTTCGTATTGAATTGAAAGCCTAAAAACACATTGGAATCAACGTTcgtttaatttaaaattactcTACAACTATATACCGCAGCTGTACGTTTTTTGTATTTGGCTTTTCATTTCCAGGATGGAAAAGGATGGCACCCTGAAAAAACTGACGCAATATTTTTAAGTGAACTAGAATCATTATTTTGATATCTCTCCATTTACACGAAAAAAgatgaattaaaataattagaatCTCAGCTCAGCTTTTGTAGTTCAGATACACGGAACTTGCTAGGACGTAGCCCTTTAACTTTTCAACACTTTTTGCTTACATGTAATCAACGAGACTTACTCATCTAACAGACCCTCATACATAACCTAACTGTTGTCGCGCTTTTGTCGATTTCTGTCTTCGCAGTGACACCTCTCATAATAAGTTAAGTTTGCCTTGGTGATTTCATGTATTTCAAAAAGATATTTTGAAGGTGTATATTGCATGTTTTTCTTGAGATCTTAATTATTAGTACataataatgttattttattatacCGTGGTATTGTAATTTACTTGCTGCAtgcttctttttaaaaaaagcagttGTTCCCACTGTGTTGAGATTATCACGTGTttttaaacacacaaaaaaagttaCTCATAATTTAATCAAATTCTAAACACGTCTTACATACAAATCGACCACTCGAAACGTAAATCAAAACAGCCGGAACAAAACACTTATCAATACAAGGGCTTGTGATATCTGTGTGATATAAAACTTCAGAAGCTAATAAAAGCTACAGAGACGATTTGTAATGTTGCAGTGACAGTCAAGATACAATGGGTCCGGACCGGGATTCGCAATAAGGTATGAACATTTTGCTTTGTCATATAGCCATGATATCTTACACACCAAAAGATATGGAGGTCGAATTGGTAGAAATTCGACTTTTTCCATCCCTTTTATATCGTTATTGGCGCTCAATAAAACGTTAGTCAAATATAAATtagttttttctactttttttttggttgttgttgtttttgtggaAGCACGATAGCTTAAACCTGCCCATAAACTTTAGGGTCTGCAAACGTTAAGTCTCGGTCAGGGATGAACGGCCAAAACAAGAAGCATGTCGGAATcgtttaaatgaaagctactctACGGCAAATTCCCAAGTCGAGTACTAGATACAGTTTATGTAGGCAGTCAATCGTTTCAATGTCTGTATGAATGAATTTTGATATAAATAATTCTTGAAAGCTTTCCCAACACCACTTTTCTCGGCTGCTGTTTAAGTTTATTGTTAGGAACAACTTCAACAATTCTGTGATGAAATTCTCAAAGGAAGAGTATCAAATAAAGGCTAATGAGCAATGCTTTCTAATGGAgctatttgctttatttacttgttttttttcttaagcaTTTTTATGAGGTTATGGGTTAATCTGCAAGTTGGGCTTTGACGCAATTCATGGTTGACATAGATACCAGATATTTCAAATGCACTTGTCATTCATAAAACGACGATTACGCAGCAAAAAAGTGTGTCATTAAAATTCTGCATCCCCCCTGGATTGGTTTGAATGATGAACAACAACCTTGAAAATTTGAGAATCCTTGTTTAAAGTTAATATACAACTGTTTTGTAATTCTTATGTTAATCATACAAGTGTGGAGTCAGCTATTTTACGAAAATATTGTTAGAGTGTGGAATTCTAAGCAACGGAATATTTTCGTCTGGTAAGATTATGGGTAAGATAAACTTGGCATGTCTTTATTGGAATGGTAAGAAAACGTGGCTATAAACACACATTTGCAGAACTAGCAACGACCTGTTAAGTTTGTCCAACCCCCACACACCCCTCTTCACCGACAATGATCCTGAAGTCCTCTCCAGTTATGCCTAGTTATATTTCTACATAACTTCCTGTATGCTGGGCCAGTACTGTCCTTTACAGAGCCTCAGGTTACAAGGTGCACACGGAAAAACGACGTATaaagaaagaatgaaaaaagGGCACTTCTTTTCTAATAGCAATATAGAACTACATTGGGTAAATTGACCCTGTGTATTTTATGCAAATTCCGTCatcaaggaaaatgaaaagtcTGACCATTTCACAAAAGTTTACTTCTCGATTTACTTAAGCGACTTAGCTATTCCCACCCTAGGCAAGTCATGCCGAATTAGGTTTACTGGGCCCTTAAGGTCAGTCTCattaaaatcattaaaatgGAATGATAGTCTACATTTAAAACGGTATGTTATGTACTACAGATTTTAGTGCGAATAATAATTTCTCCATTATGTTACTTTAATACAATTAGACACCTAGCTCATTTAAAGTTCAGTTAAGATGGGTAGGAAACTTTATTTCCATAAACTTTTCACCTTTGAGTCTCAATATAACGAAAAGCGTCTCGCTCATTCAGGAACCGTTTATCATAACACTCTTTATCTTATGAAGTTTATTTTGGTTTCTATTTTAGCAGTAGGCTAGCAGGGAAGTTCCGGTGTCGTTATTGCGTGTTTCACAACTGACTGCGCTTTTGTGGCTTTCAACTATGGCTACAGGAAGACTATACAATCACATTGATTTCGCAT
The sequence above is a segment of the Porites lutea chromosome 3, jaPorLute2.1, whole genome shotgun sequence genome. Coding sequences within it:
- the LOC140929558 gene encoding uncharacterized protein, with protein sequence MAEGKIPPEFKFSGASSREQAMLLINGLKTLDYYLGQCFLSGRREITILLSGKTGAGKSHLVNALTGQNLAKEGYTLDPETFEVTPYHFTMNNVQITVFDTPGLADGTGNEEEYLRKIKERVTDPCDMFIFCTEMNSRRFRNDDIKTVEMLTATFGTQLWEHAVVALTFANEVLPPNKDATQEERISLFNERMRCFKKTIQDVLLKVGVAGKLVINVPFVATGDLCEPCLPGITNWQTAFWIATFKRLNRSARFPFLLLNKDRLKISSAEPDVQAKERPLRRSLPLQEAEGTPQRGQRRSFHGFELVDREQDSGYEPDSDPDTEFRTKSRSLPVKTSKIPPKTKPKPKKGKMQQDTSTIDIDEAAAAEVVLEFISEVGEGASKLAGEYIHPGAGDVFQTAFRWIMRLLKRLFQRNSSKEDATDEDGDEVDQEAD